The DNA segment AGGTCGTTGTGATGGACCTTTCGCATGCCGGCACGGACAAGATCGCACCTTCCGATCCGCGCATCGCCCAATATAGCCAGACCGCGCGGATGCTGGGAGTGATGGCGAAAGGTAAAGCCTTCACTTTCGCAGTCGATCACTATCCTTTCCTTGGGGTGACGGCCCAGGCCAAGCCTGGCGGCAAGATCAAGCTGGGCGCCGGTAACAAGGCCCTCAATCCAATCTTCGCCCAGCAGGACAGGCGCATCATGCCGAAGGGAGTCGATGTGCTTCTGGCCGGCCACATCCACGTATGGGAACAGGCCGACTTCGGCGGCGCCGAACCCAGCCAGTTCGTCGCCGGCTTTTCTGGTACGCAGGAGGACACCGTGCCGCTTCCTCATACGCTGCCTGCAAATGTCGTCCCTGCCCCCGCTACACCCATCCGGCAGTTCGATGCGGTTGTCGCATCCTTCGGCTTCATGACTCTCCAACGGACCGGCCAACGCGCATGGCGCGCAAGAGTTTTCGACGACGAGGGGAACGAACTGCGCAAGTGCCGAATTGATCGCAGGCGATCCAGTTGCCGGGCCGCTAGGTAAATGGCTCTCGGTCGTAGGCCGGGCCGCCGACATATGAACGGATGACGGGTTTCAGCAAAAGCAGCAGAGGTCTGGAACGACCGATTTCATGGCGGGTCCGGAAAGGCTGGTTCCCGGTTAAAATGTTGAAATGCTGCCCTTCGCTTGCGGCCCGTGCGGGCCGGCGGGAGGCGCCCTGAAAGCCGCTGTTCGCCGTTCCAAATCAGCTCGTCGGAAGCTGCCAAACATTCACGTCCAAGTCGGCGAACTGGAATGCCTGGGGCTGGGACAAGTACGAACCCGCTGGCGCGGGAGTGGTGCCTGGTGAGCAGAGCCCAAACCATGCGCGCCATCTTGTTGGCGAGCGCCACCGAGACCAGCATGCGGGGCTTGCGGGCCAGCATTCGCTCCAACCACGAGCCTTCCGGCGCCCCGAAGCGCGTGGCCTGGCGCACCATCGAACTGCCGCCGATGATCAGCAGTCGTCGGATGGTGCGCTCGCCCATCCTCGAGATGCTGCCCAGACGTTGCTTGCCTCCGATTGAATGTTGGCGCGGTGTCCGACCCAACCATGCCGCGAAATCGCGGCTCTTGCGGAAGGTCTCGATCGACGGCGCGAGTGCGAGGATCGCCGTCGCCACAATCGGGCCAATACCGGGGATGGTCATCAGCCGCCGGGCATCTTCATCTTCCTTCGTGCGCCGCGTGATCTCGCGGTCCAGCTCTGCGATGCGCTTTTCGAGCTCGGCCAGGTGCTCGATCATCAGCTTGA comes from the Novosphingobium pentaromativorans US6-1 genome and includes:
- a CDS encoding IS110 family transposase yields the protein MDRQRTQLVNAIRGHLVEYGWVAPRGKAHMAMLADLLEEEGMTATLPQAAQPMFKLMIEHLAELEKRIAELDREITRRTKEDEDARRLMTIPGIGPIVATAILALAPSIETFRKSRDFAAWLGRTPRQHSIGGKQRLGSISRMGERTIRRLLIIGGSSMVRQATRFGAPEGSWLERMLARKPRMLVSVALANKMARMVWALLTRHHSRASGFVLVPAPGIPVRRLGRECLAASDELIWNGEQRLSGRLPPARTGRKRRAAFQHFNREPAFPDPP